One Spinacia oleracea cultivar Varoflay chromosome 4, BTI_SOV_V1, whole genome shotgun sequence DNA segment encodes these proteins:
- the LOC110789581 gene encoding uncharacterized protein: MASCNQLDICVLESSSSTPSNSPPTTLLSSSEEGRKRWKLTKTTELIPLTKSKLFTIPKKSSLLHSNKHGTSPSIKCCQLGSSSSRDEDINPTLSGDWRSFRAKLVAAEKISMPEDLTTSSSASTEVDPPKLTVGANWAHKIHEPEKGCLLIATEKLDGVHIFERTVVLIIATGPIGPTGIILNRPSLMSIKETKSTVLDASGTFLDRPLYFGGPLEEGLFLVNGPKEEDDGVGKSGVFDEVMKGLYYGTKESVGCAAEMVKRNVIGLDDIKFFDGYCGWEKEQLQDEIRAGYWTVAACSPGVIGLENMNSGGMWEDILGLMTQKKVW; the protein is encoded by the exons ATGGCATCCTGTAACCAACTTGATATTTGCGTCCTCGAATCTTCATCATCCACCCCTTCAAACTCTCCTCCTACAACTCTGCTCTCCTCCTCT GAAGAAGGGAGAAAGAGATGGAAGCTTACCAAGACGACCGAACTTATTCCACTGACGAAATCCAAGCTCTTTACCATTCCCAAAAAGAGTTCTTTGCTCCACAGTAACAAGCATGGCACTTCACCTTCCATCAAAT GTTGCCAATTGGGATCCTCGTCATCTAGAGATGAGGACATAAATCCCACCCTCAGTGGGGATTGGAGATCATTCAGAGCAAAGCTTGTTGCAGCAGAGAAAATATCGATGCCTGAAGATCTCACCACATCATCATCAGCATCAACTGAAGTTGATCCACCAAAGCTGACTGTAGGTGCGAATTGGGCTCACAAAATTCATGAGCCCGAGAAAGGTTGCCTACTCATAGCAACAGAGAAGCTTGACGGGGTACACATTTTCGAGAGGACGGTGGTCCTCATCATAGCAACTGGGCCTATAGGGCCAACTGGAATCATACTAAACCGCCCGTCACTGATGTCCATAAAGGAAACCAAATCGACAGTGTTGGATGCATCAGGCACATTCTTGGACAGACCCTTGTACTTTGGAGGTCCCTTAGAAGAGGGACTGTTCCTAGTTAATGGCCCAAAAGAGGAGGACGATGGTGTCGGTAAAAGTGGGGTGTTTGATGAGGTGATGAAAGGTTTGTATTATGGGACCAAGGAGAGTGTGGGATGTGCTGCTGAGATGGTGAAGAGAAATGTGATTGGGTTGGATGACATTAAGTTCTTTGATGGATATTGTGGGTGGGAAAAGGAGCAGTTGCAAGACGAAATTCGGGCCGGGTACTGGACTGTAGCTGCATGCAGTCCAGGTGTCATTGGGCTGGAAAATATGAACAGTGGAGGTATGTGGGAGGACATTCTCGGGCTAATGACTCAAAAAAAAGTATGGTAA
- the LOC110789580 gene encoding dol-P-Man:Man(6)GlcNAc(2)-PP-Dol alpha-1,2-mannosyltransferase: MATTTRQRRQQPSDQLSPSAYSKHSKPSNTGGGGGGSIGGSDGALGWGLPIFALGMLRYMSATSNIVHDCDEVFNYWEPLHFLLYKSGFQTWEYSSQYALRSYLYIIFHAIVGGPASFLFEDKVKVFYAVRLFLGLISVVTDAFLVVALSRKYGKRLGCYTLAMLCLTSGCFFASTSFLPSSFSMYAMSLATALALLEKPAMAVAVSAGGVILGWPFSVLAFLPVTFFSLRKSLKRAFVSGTVITVALLTLSAVVDHYYYKRWTSSVLNLLLYNVLGGGESHLYGVEGPLFYLRNGFNNFNFCFVLALLFPVTLLVRTLRRKYVPELLIIISPVYIWLVFMSLQPHKEERFLYPIYPLICVAASAFIESMPDFFRDRFNPNDNSALVLIAKFIRPLILGFILCVSHSRSFSLTHGYSAPLEIYKHLQYHEDAGYGSTLCVGSEWHRFPSSFFIPDYVAQVRWIDDGFRGLLPFPFNATLGGTSAAPSYFNNKNKASDKQYLQDLETCTLLVELHLKRPFAYRGSDLSTWEVVAAVPYLDREFSPPLHRSFFIPYFWQERNVFGLYKLLRRIS, from the exons ATGGCGACGACGACGCGGCAAAGGCGTCAGCAACCATCAGATCAACTGTCTCCGTCTGCATACTCTAAACATTCAAAGCCATCTAATACCGGCGGCGGCGGAGGCGGTAGTATCGGCGGCTCAGACGGAGCTTTAGGATGGGGATTGCCAATTTTTGCCCTAGGGATGCTAAGATACATGAGCGCCACCTCCAATATCGTTCACGATTGCGATGAAGTCTTCAATTACTGGGAACCGTTGCATTTTCTCCTCTACAAGTCTGGTTTCCAGACTTGGGAGTACAG CTCTCAGTATGCTCTGAGATCGTACTTGTACATCATATTCCATGCTATTGTGGGTGGACCAGCTTCTTTTTTGTTTGAGGACAAG GTGAAAGTATTTTATGCCGTGAGGCTCTTTTTAGGGCTTATCTCTGTGGTCACAGATGCATTTCTTGTTGTAGCTCTTTCCAGGAAGTACGGGAAACGTCTTGGCTGTTACACCCTAGCAATGCTATGCTTAACCAGTGGATGCTTCTTTGCTAGTACAA GTTTCTTGCCAAGCTCATTCTCTATGTATGCTATGTCCCTTGCAACCGCATTGGCTCTTTTGGAGAAACCAGCTATGGCAGTTGCTGTTTCAGCTGGTGGGGTTATTCTTGGATGGCCCTTCTCAGTGTTAGCTTTTCTGCCTGTTACATTTTTCTCTTTGCGTAAGAGCTTGAAACGAGCATTTGTGTCGGGAACGGTCATTACTGTTGCGCTTCTG ACTCTTTCAGCTGTTGTTGACCACTACTACTACAAAAGGTGGACATCGTCCGTGTTAAATCTGCTATTGTATAATGTGCTGGGAGGTGGTGAAAGCCACTTGTATGGGGTTGAAGGCCCACTGTTTTATCTACGGAATGGATTCAATAATTTCAACTTCTGCTTTGTCCTTGCTTTGCTGTTTCCTGTGACACTGTTAGTGCGTACTttacggaggaagtatgtcccggaGTTGTTAATTATCATCTCACCTGTATATATTTGGCTTGTATTCATGTCCTTGCAGccacacaaggaagaaag GTTTCTTTATCCAATCTATCCACTAATTTGTGTAGCTGCATCAGCGTTTATTGAAAGTATGCCTGATTTTTTCCGTGATAGGTTCAACCCTAATGATAATTCTGCGCTTGTGTTG ATAGCAAAATTTATCAGGCCACTGATCCTTGGCTTTATATTATGCGTCTCCCATTCACGATCTTTCTCCTTGACTCATGGCTACTCAGCTCCTCTTGAGATCTATAAGCATTTGCAGTATCATGAAGATGCTGGATATG GTTCTACGCTCTGTGTTGGAAGTGAATGGCACAGATTTCCTTCTTCATTTTTTATCCCTGACTATGTAGCTCAAGTGCGCTGGATTGATGATGGATTCCGGGGTCTtcttcctttcccattcaatGCAACGCTCGGTGGAACCTCAGCAGCACCTTCTTATTTTAATAACAAAAACAAAGCATCCGACAAACAATAT CTCCAGGATCTTGAAACCTGTACCTTGCTTGTTGAGCTTCACTTGAAACGTCCGTTTGCTTATCGTGGTAGTGACTTGTCAACATGGGAG GTTGTTGCGGCAGTGCCTTACTTGGATAGAGAGTTCTCACCACCCTTGCATCGGTCATTCTTCATACCATACTTTTGGCAGGAAAGAAATGTTTTCGGCTTGTATAAGCTTCTTAGAAGAATATCATGA